CTGGATCTCGGAGCGGCGGGCGTCGCCGTAGGCGTCCCGGATCTCGCGGAACTCCTGGCCGATCACGCGCAGAAGCTCCGCCTCCTCGCCGAGGATCTTTTTCAGCCGGGCGATCTCCGCGCGCACCTCCTTCAGCTCCTGCAGGATCTTCTCGCGCTCCAGACCGGTCAGCCGCTGCAGCCGCATGTCGAGGATCGCCTGGGCCTGGATCTCCGACAGGCCGAACTTCGCCATGAGGCCTTCTTTCGCCTCCTTCGGGTCCTTCGACGCCCGGATCAGCCGGATGACCGCGTCGATGTGGTCGAGGGCGATCGAAAGGCCGAGCAGGATATGCTCCCGGGCCTCCGCCTTCCGCAGCAGGAACAGGCTCCGCCGGGTGACGACCTCTTTCCGGAAGGCGAGGAACTCCTCGAGGAGCTCCTTGAGGTTCATCGTCCGCGGCCGGTTCTGGACGATTGCCAGCAGCTGCACGCCGAAGGAGGTCTGCATCTGCGTCTGCTTGTACAGGTTGTTGAGGACGACCTCGGCGACCGCGTCCTTCTTCAGCTCCACGACCACGCGCATCCCGTCGCGGTCGGACTCGTCCCGCAGGTCCGAGATCTCCTCGATCTCCTTGTTCCGCACCAGCTCCGCCATCCGCTCGATGAGGCGGGACTTGTTCACCTGGTACGGGATCTCGGTGACGACGATCGACTCCCGGTCCCCCTTCTTCGCCTTCTCGATGAAGGCCCGGGCGCGGATCTGCACGCTGCCGCGCCCCGTGCGGTACGCGTCGCGCACCCCGTCGAGCCCGTACAGGATCCCGCCGGTGGGGAAGTCGGGGGCCGGGACGTGCTCCATCAGCTCGTCGACCGTGATGTCCGGGTTGCCGATCAGGGCGAGCAGGGCCCCGATCACCTCGCCAAGGTTGTGCGGAGGAATGGAGGTCGCCATCCCGACGGCGATTCCCGCGCTCCCGTTCACCAGCAGGTTGGGGACGCGGGACGGAAGAACGCGCGGCTCCTGGAGCGAACCGTCGTAGTTGGGGAGCGTCTCGACGGTCTCCTTGTCGAGGTCCGAGAGAAGCTCCCCCGTCACCTTGGCCATCCGGACCTCGGTGTACCGCATCGCCGCGGCCGAGTCGCCGTCCACAGATCCGAAGTTCCCCTGCCCGTCGATCAGCGGATACCGGAGCGAGAAGTCCTGCACCATCCGCACGAGTGCGTCATACACCGCGTTGTCGCCATGCGGATGATATTTCCCGATCACGTCGCCGACGATGCGCGCGGATTTCTTGTACGGCTTGCCGTACTCGTTCCCCAGTTCGTGCATGGCGAAGAGGATGCGGCGCTGCACGGGTTTCAGGCCATCGCGGACGTCGGGAAGCGCCCGCCCCACAATCACGCTCATCGCGTAGTCGAGGTAACTCTGGCGCATCTCGTCCTGGATGGCGCGGGGCTGTGCCTGCTTCTGGAACAGGTCCATGGTGTGGTCGTTGCTCCTTGGATATTGCGGACCGACGCGGCCGGAACGCTGCTTCACGATTCGTGCAACAAATTATTCTATCATAATCCAGGGGAAGGACGTATCAATGAAAACACAATAAATACAGCTTGTTACGAAAGATTCCCGCCGCCGCTCGAGGCGATGTCGAAGCGCGTGGTCCCCGGTCCGACGACTGAAGGCGCGGCCAACGGGAAATTACCGGATATTCAACACGATTTTCCCCCGGACGTGTCCCGTCCGGCTACGCTCCTGCGCCTCCGCGGCCCGGTCCAGGGGGATCTCCTCATACTCCGCGGGCCGAACCGTTCCCCCCTCGATCAGCGCCGCGATCTCCCGAAGCTGGCCCCCGTTCGGGGAAACGAAAACGAAGCTCGTCCGCACGCCGTACGGCTCGGCCTCCCCCGATTCCGAAAGATCGATGATGGAGACGAGCGTGCCTCCGCGTTTTAGCGTCTTGTAGCTCTCCCGCTGGACATGCTTCCCCACGGTGTCGAAGACGAGGTCGATCCCTCCCGGCGCGAGAGCCCTCACCGCGTCGACGAACTTCTCCCGCGTATAGTCGATCGCCGCGTCCGCACCCAGTCCCTTCACGTAGGAGTGGTTTCGGCCGCGCGCCGTCGTGAAGACCGTAGCGCCGGCGGATTTCGCGAACTGGATGGCCAGCGATCCGACCCCCCCGGCGCCGGCATGAATCAGCACTTTCTGCCCCGCCGACAGCTTCCCCGCGTCGAAGAGGGACTGCCAGGCGGTCAGCCCGGTCAGCGGGATCGTCGACGCCGCCGCGAAATCCAGGTTTCGCGGCATCGGGGCCACCGCCTCCGCCGCCATCGTCACGTACTCGGCGTACGTCCCATGCTGAACCTTCGGCTTGCGGCAGTAGGCGAACACCTTGTCTCCCACGTGAAACGCTGTCACGCCCTTTCCCGTGCCCGCGACCACGCCCGCCGCGTCCCACCCCGGGACGATCGGGAACTCGTACGGGAACAGCTCCGCGAGCATCCCCTCCCGGATCTTCCAGTCCACTGGGTTGACGCTCGCGCAGTGGACCTCGATCAGCACCTCATTCGCCGCGGGCGAAGGTTTGTGCACCTCCGCAAGACGGAGGTTCCCGGGCCCCCCGAAAGCGTCGAACACGATCGCTCTCAATGCGTTCTCCTTTCTCCGCTGTGCGCTACCACTTCAGGATCGCGCCGGTGCTGGCGCTGGTGGCCATGGAGGCGTATTTCCCGAGGCAGCCCGTCGGCTTCCCCTTCGGGGGGTGCTGCCATTTCGCACGCCGTTCGGCGAGTTCCGCCTCGGCGACAAGCAAATCGAGCTTGCGCGCCGGGATGTCCAGGCGGATCCGGTCCCCATTCCGGACCAGGGCGATCGTTCCCCCCGCGGCCGCCTCGGGGGAGACGTGGCCGATCGTGGCGCCGCGCGTCCCCCCGGAGAAGCGCCCGTCGGTGACCATCGCCACTTTGTCGCCGAGCCCCTCGCCCATGATGTACGACGTCGGCGCGAGCATCTCCTGCATCCCCGGGCCGCCTTTGGGCCCCTCGTACCGGATGACGACGAAGTCGCCCGCCTTCACCTTGCCGCCGAGGATCCCCTCGCACGCCTCGTCCTGCGACTCGAAGATCACGGCGGACCCCTCGAAGACCAGCATCTTCGGATCGACCCCTGCGGTCTTGACGACCGCGCCTTCGGTCGCGAGGTTGCCGTAGAGGACCGCGAGCCCTCCTTCCTTGCTGTAGGCGTTGGACAGGGGCCGGATGACCGCCGGGTCCTTTGACGCCGCTCCCGCCACGTTCTCCTCCAGGGTCTTCCCCGTCACGGTGAGGCAGCCCCGTTTCATGAGACCCGGCACCTTGAACAGCTCCGAAAGGATCGCCGGGATTCCCCCCGCGCGGTCCACGTCCTCCATGTGGTACGAGGACGACGGGGCCACCTTGCACAGGGTGGGCGTCTTCCGCGAAATTTCGTCGATCCGCGCCAGGTCGAACGACACACCCGCCTCGTGCGCCACCGCCAGCGTGTGGAGGATCGTGTTCGTGGAGCCGCCCATCGCCATGTCCAGCGCGAGGGCGTTGTCGAAGGCGTCCCGCGTGGCGATGTCCCGGGGCTTGATGTCTCTTCGAATCAGATCCATCAGCCGGAACGCGGCGGCGCGGTAGAATTCGTCGCGCTTTGCATCGATCGCCAGCACCGACCCGCTCCCGGGGAGCGACATCCCCAGCGCCTCGCACAGGCAGTTCATCGAGTTCGCCGTGAACATCCCGGAGCACGACCCGCAGGTGGGGCACCCGGTGTCCTCGAGCTCCTTGAGCCCCTCGTCGGAGAGGTTCCCGAGCTTGTGGGCCGCCACCCCCTCGAAGACGGAGATCAGGTCGACGACCCGGCCGGCCTTCGTCATGCCGGCCTTCATCGGGCCCCCGGAGACGAAGACCGTGGGGACGTTGCAGCGCATGGCCCCCATCAGCATCCCGGGGACGATCTTGTCGCAGTTCGGGATGCAGATCATCCCGTCGAAGCAGTGGGCCTTGAGCATCGTCTCGACGGAGTCGGCGATGATCTCCCGCGACGGCAGGGAGTAGAGCATCCCGCCGTGCCCCATGGCGATCCCGTCGTCCACGCCGATCGTGTTGAACTCGAAGGCGACCCCGCCCGCCTCCCGGACGCACTCCTTTACGAACCGGCCGACCCGGTTCAGGTGCACGTGGCCGGGAACGATCTCGACGAAGGAGTTGCATACGGCGATGAACGGGTTCCCCATGTCGGAGTCGGTGACGCCGGTGGCTTTCAGCAGGCTTCTGTGGGGAGCCCGCTCGAACCCCTTCTTGACCGTGTCGGAGCGCATCGGGAACCTCCGGGTGTCGGCTATTCGTTAATTTCCCAACGATCAGGATACTGCAGATTCGAGGGCGGCAAGCTCCGCGAGGGCGGCACGGATCTCCTCGAGGCGATTCCCTGCGTCGGATTCGCCAACCAGCCCCGCGATCGTCTCCATCTCACGCTCGAGAAATTCCGTCGCGTCCCGGAACAGACCGTCGATCGAGACGCCCACGGCGTCGGCCCACTGGGCCGCCACGCGGGAGAGGTTCTTCTCGACCTCCCACGGGATCCTGCGCAGGAAATGCCTGCGGACCAGCGGGCGGAAGACCGTCATCGGGATGAGGAACCAGAGCAGCTCGTAGTGGGTGTCAAACGTCGGGGAGAGCCGGACGTCGGGGAGAGCCGGCTCCTCGACCTGCGGATCGAATCGGGCCCCTTCGAAACGGATCCCGAGGGCGCGTTCGATCTCTCCCGCCAGCCGGTCCACGAAGGCCCGCACCGACCGCTCGACGCTCGCTTGCGCCCTGAAGAGAAAACCCGCCAGGTGCCCCTCGCCGTGCAGCGAGACGGCCCCCATCTCCTCCATCATCGCGTCGGCCAGCCACTCCTCGAACTCCCGGGTCACCCGTCCGAGGTGACCCTTCCACCCCGTCATCGCCTCCCGGAGATTCGCGGTCACCCGACCCGCCACTTCACCATGGTAGGCGTGAAACCGCTCGTCCGCCGCGGTCCGGACCTCGGCCTGGAGGTGGTTGCAGAGGAGCCGGAGCTCCCCCTTTACCGAGCCGAAAGCTCTCCGCTCGCGTTCCAGCGCCGCGACGAGATCGGACCGGACGGTGTCGGCCGCAGCAGCAGCGCGTTCCGCCAGATTCAGGTATTCCCGGCACCCGGCGACCAGCGCGCGGAACTTGTGACGCGCGATCTCTCCGAACGCCTCCTCCCGCCGCCCCGCGATCCGTTCCCGCAGGTATTCCGCCACTTCCTTGCGCATCCCCTCGAAGCCGGGACGGTTGGAGACGGGGAGAATCCTCCACTCCTTCCCCGTACGGGAGGCCGCCTGACTCCGGGTGAAATTGATCACCGACGCGAGCTCTTCCACGGACACCAGGTCCGCCTTCGTCAGCAGGAGGACCGCTTCGGGAGTATGTCGGGACACGTCGTTGAGGAGGAGAAGGTCATCTTCGGAAAGGGGGTGGTTGACGCTGACGGCGACGAGGGCCGCCCCGACGCGAGGGAGCCAATCGACCGACACCTTCGTGTTGTGGGCGAAGATGCTGCCCAGCCCCGGCGTGTCGACGAACCGCACTCCCTCGTACGGCAAAAGGGAGGGAAGCTCCACGTCGACCACCGCCACCCGC
This is a stretch of genomic DNA from Candidatus Deferrimicrobium sp.. It encodes these proteins:
- a CDS encoding dynamin family protein; its protein translation is MDLSGIVDLVGAICRRFRIDSLAPQLAACREMLLGGGVVDVALLGQFKAGKSSFLNALIGDAVVPVDVLPSTAVVTRIGYGSRERVAVHGFGGEPFEIPLTRLAEFVTERGNPANEKRVAVVDVELPSLLPYEGVRFVDTPGLGSIFAHNTKVSVDWLPRVGAALVAVSVNHPLSEDDLLLLNDVSRHTPEAVLLLTKADLVSVEELASVINFTRSQAASRTGKEWRILPVSNRPGFEGMRKEVAEYLRERIAGRREEAFGEIARHKFRALVAGCREYLNLAERAAAAADTVRSDLVAALERERRAFGSVKGELRLLCNHLQAEVRTAADERFHAYHGEVAGRVTANLREAMTGWKGHLGRVTREFEEWLADAMMEEMGAVSLHGEGHLAGFLFRAQASVERSVRAFVDRLAGEIERALGIRFEGARFDPQVEEPALPDVRLSPTFDTHYELLWFLIPMTVFRPLVRRHFLRRIPWEVEKNLSRVAAQWADAVGVSIDGLFRDATEFLEREMETIAGLVGESDAGNRLEEIRAALAELAALESAVS
- a CDS encoding NADP-dependent oxidoreductase is translated as MRAIVFDAFGGPGNLRLAEVHKPSPAANEVLIEVHCASVNPVDWKIREGMLAELFPYEFPIVPGWDAAGVVAGTGKGVTAFHVGDKVFAYCRKPKVQHGTYAEYVTMAAEAVAPMPRNLDFAAASTIPLTGLTAWQSLFDAGKLSAGQKVLIHAGAGGVGSLAIQFAKSAGATVFTTARGRNHSYVKGLGADAAIDYTREKFVDAVRALAPGGIDLVFDTVGKHVQRESYKTLKRGGTLVSIIDLSESGEAEPYGVRTSFVFVSPNGGQLREIAALIEGGTVRPAEYEEIPLDRAAEAQERSRTGHVRGKIVLNIR
- the gyrA gene encoding DNA gyrase subunit A, which gives rise to MDLFQKQAQPRAIQDEMRQSYLDYAMSVIVGRALPDVRDGLKPVQRRILFAMHELGNEYGKPYKKSARIVGDVIGKYHPHGDNAVYDALVRMVQDFSLRYPLIDGQGNFGSVDGDSAAAMRYTEVRMAKVTGELLSDLDKETVETLPNYDGSLQEPRVLPSRVPNLLVNGSAGIAVGMATSIPPHNLGEVIGALLALIGNPDITVDELMEHVPAPDFPTGGILYGLDGVRDAYRTGRGSVQIRARAFIEKAKKGDRESIVVTEIPYQVNKSRLIERMAELVRNKEIEEISDLRDESDRDGMRVVVELKKDAVAEVVLNNLYKQTQMQTSFGVQLLAIVQNRPRTMNLKELLEEFLAFRKEVVTRRSLFLLRKAEAREHILLGLSIALDHIDAVIRLIRASKDPKEAKEGLMAKFGLSEIQAQAILDMRLQRLTGLEREKILQELKEVRAEIARLKKILGEEAELLRVIGQEFREIRDAYGDARRSEIQRETKDLRLEDLIVDEEMVVTVSHTGYIKRNPISLYRTQRRGGRGKVGMGTKEEDFVSMLFIASMHTYVLFFSDQGKVYWLKVHELPEAGRASKGRAIVNLLSLSPGEEIASILPVREFTEGKFVMTATKLGVIKKTDLMEYSRPRAGGIIAMGLNEGDRLIATAITTGQDEVSLSTRQGMSIRFHEEDVRPMGRAAVGVRGIDLEKGDVAVGMEILKPQGTLLSVTEHGYGKRTAVEEYRSQSRGGKGVITLKVTEKTGRVVGVSQVVETDEVMLVTDGGKIIRLGMGDLRVIGRNTQGVRLIGLAEKERVVSIARLAEKEE
- the ilvD gene encoding dihydroxy-acid dehydratase, translated to MRSDTVKKGFERAPHRSLLKATGVTDSDMGNPFIAVCNSFVEIVPGHVHLNRVGRFVKECVREAGGVAFEFNTIGVDDGIAMGHGGMLYSLPSREIIADSVETMLKAHCFDGMICIPNCDKIVPGMLMGAMRCNVPTVFVSGGPMKAGMTKAGRVVDLISVFEGVAAHKLGNLSDEGLKELEDTGCPTCGSCSGMFTANSMNCLCEALGMSLPGSGSVLAIDAKRDEFYRAAAFRLMDLIRRDIKPRDIATRDAFDNALALDMAMGGSTNTILHTLAVAHEAGVSFDLARIDEISRKTPTLCKVAPSSSYHMEDVDRAGGIPAILSELFKVPGLMKRGCLTVTGKTLEENVAGAASKDPAVIRPLSNAYSKEGGLAVLYGNLATEGAVVKTAGVDPKMLVFEGSAVIFESQDEACEGILGGKVKAGDFVVIRYEGPKGGPGMQEMLAPTSYIMGEGLGDKVAMVTDGRFSGGTRGATIGHVSPEAAAGGTIALVRNGDRIRLDIPARKLDLLVAEAELAERRAKWQHPPKGKPTGCLGKYASMATSASTGAILKW